From a region of the Acanthochromis polyacanthus isolate Apoly-LR-REF ecotype Palm Island chromosome 3, KAUST_Apoly_ChrSc, whole genome shotgun sequence genome:
- the LOC110966375 gene encoding procollagen galactosyltransferase 1-like, whose product MLRVTSLLPALLFVLLPGPSWGYFPEERWSPESPLLAPRVVIALVCRNSAHSLPLFLGAVERLNYPKDRIALWVATDHNTDNTTAILRDWLIKVQNYYHYVEWRPEDEPSAFEDEVGPKHWNNLRYEHVMKLRQAALETAREIWADYLMVADCDNLLTNQDVLWKLMRENKTIVAPMLESRAAYSNYWCGMTSQGYYKRTPAYMPIRKQERRGCFAVPMVHSTYLVDLRKEASRQLAFHPPHPEYSWALDDVIVFAYSARMADVQMYICNKETYGYFPVPMRSLATLQDEAESFLHTHLEIMVKNPPLEPSSFLSLPPKQPNKMGFDEVFMINLVRRSDRRERMLRTLFEQELSCKVVAAVDGKALNMSDIEPMGIKMLPGYKDPYHGRPLTKGELGCFLSHYNIWKEIVDRGLKTSLVIEDDLRFEVFFKRRLQTLLQEVTTHKLDWDLIYIGRKRMQVDHPEKSVPKIHNLVEADYSYWTLGYMLSLQGAQKLLRAEPLSKMLPVDEFLPVMYNKHPVSEYMDHFERRDLRAFSAEPLLVYPTHYTGDAGYISDTETSVVWDNETVKTDWDRAKSRKTQEQGELSFEAQNSDVLQSELENWSARDEL is encoded by the exons ATGCTCCGGGTCACCTCGCTGCTGCCCGCCCTGCTGTTCGTTCTCCTGCCGGGCCCGAGCTGGGGGTATTTCCCCGAGGAGCGCTGGAGCCCCGAGTCTCCGCTCCTCGCTCCCCGGGTCGTCATCGCGCTGGTCTGCCGCAACTCTGCGCACTCTCTGCCGCTGTTCCTCGGAGCCGTCGAGCGCCTCAACTACCCGAAGGACCGTATTGCGCTGTG GGTGGCGACAGATCACAATACCGACAACACCACGGCCATCCTCAGAGACTGGCTCATTAAGGTGCAGAATTACTATCACTATGTGGAGTGGAGACCTGAAGATGAACCCAG TGCCTTTGAAGACGAGGTGGGGCCCAAGCACTGGAACAACCTCCGCTACGAACACGTAATGAAGCTACGTCAGGCAGCGCTGGAAACTGCCCGTGAGATCTGGGCCGACTACCTCATG GTGGCCGACTGTGACAACCTGCTCACCAATCAGGATGTGCTGTGGAAGCTCATGAGGGAGAACAAGACCATCGTAGCTCCCATGCTGGAGTCCAGAGCGGCGTACTCCAACTACTGGTGCGGCATGACCTCACAG GGTTACTACAAGCGTACACCAGCATACATGCCCATCCGTAAGCAAGAGCGTCGTGGCTGTTTCGCTGTGCCGATGGTTCACTCCACCTACCTGGTGGACCTCAGGAAAGAGGCGTCCCGTCAGCTGGCCTTTCATCCGCCACACCCCGAGTATAGCTGGGCCCTGGATGATGTCATTGTCTTTGCCTACTCAGCTCGCATGGCAG ATGTGCAGATGTACATATGCAACAAAGAAACTTACGGGTATTTCCCGGTGCCAATGCGTTCCCTTGCTACTTTGCAGGACGAGGCGGAGAGCTTTTTGCATACTCACCTCGAGATCATGG TGAAAAATCCACCGTTGGAGCCCTCCagcttcctgtctcttcctcccAAGCAGCCTAACAAGATGGGCTTTGATGag GTGTTTATGATAAATCTGGTGCGGAGATCTGACCGTCGTGAGCGAATGCTAAGAACTCTGTTTGAGCAGGAGCTCAGCTGTAaggttgttgctgctgtggaTGGCAA AGCTCTGAACATGTCTGATATAGAGCCTATGGGGATTAAGATGCTGCCAGGGTATAAAGACCCTTATCATGGGCGACCTCTCACCAAGGGTGAACTGGGGTGTTTCCTCTCTCATTACAACATCTGGAAGGAG aTAGTGGACCGCGGTCTGAAGACTTCTCTGGTGATCGAGGACGACCTTCGCTTTGAGGTGTTCTTCAAACGTCGCCTGCAGACGCTGCTGCAGGAGGTGACGACACACAAGCTGGACTGGGATCTCAT TTATATTGGGCGAAAGCGAATGCAGGTGGACCACCCAGAGAAATCTGTACCAAAAATCCACAATCTGGTGGAGGCAGATTACTCATACTGGACACTCGGCTATATGTTGTCACTACAAGGAGCCCAGAAGCTCCTCAGGGCCGAACCTCTATCCAAAATGCTTCCTGTCGATGAGTTCCTCCCTGTTATGTATAACAAACATCCAGT CTCAGAGTACATGGACCACTTTGAGCGCCGAGACCTGCGTGCATTTTCTGCCGAGCCGCTTCTGGTGTATCCAACCCATTACACAGGAGACGCGGGTTACATCAGTGACACGGAAACATCAGTGGTTTGGGACAACGAGACAGTCAAAACTGACTGGGACCGAGCCAAGTCAAGGAAAACTCAAGAGCAGGGGGAGCTGAGTTTCGAAGCCCAAAACTCTGATGTGCTGCAGTCTGAACTGGAGAACTGGAGCGCACGGGACGAGCTGTga